The candidate division TA06 bacterium genome includes the window TCATGCTCCCCACCGCTGCAGGGTCTGCTGGTTCCCGCAATCTCCATGGCAATGCCACCTAAGATCAGGCCGTTCAGAACGTCTCTCAAGAACAGTTTGTCTTCTACATTCTTGCTTTCACTCTTAACAACAGAAAGAGCGGCAGTGTTCGATAGAAGATAGGCAAAGTCCTCCATCTCTTCTTTCCCACATTCACAGGCCAGACGCCAGTCGGATAGGGCTGAGAGGTTGGAAACCAGATCACCCACACCAGCTCGTCTCGTGCGCACAGGAGATGCGGCTATCACCTCCAGATCTGCAATCAGACCATGAGGCATTCGCGCCACGAGGCTTTGCGATTTACCCGCGCCATCCTTCAGTACAGCGATTGGAGAGCAAATGCCATCATGGGACATGAGCGTAGGCAC containing:
- a CDS encoding iron-containing alcohol dehydrogenase, with product VPTLMSHDGICSPIAVLKDGAGKSQSLVARMPHGLIADLEVIAASPVRTRRAGVGDLVSNLSALSDWRLACECGKEEMEDFAYLLSNTAALSVVKSESKNVEDKLFLRDVLNGLILGGIAMEIAGTSRPCSGGEHEFSHALDVIGTSALHGEQVAVGTILCSYLRGEDWQLYKRVFDLVGLPVNASGLGISSETAVRALVEAPRTRPDRYTILEHVGIDEKIAREAAEATGVI